TATATCGTAGATTGATGAAACATCCTCTGCCAGGATGTTTTTTTATTCCATTTTTTGCAGTCGGTAAAAACCCGCATAACGACATATGGTTAATTATGTAATAAATATAAAAAAGAGGAGGTGGTGACAATGTTCCATGAAGCAATAGAAATCTAAGAACATCTCTAAAAAGAGGAGCCGCAGGTGTCACTAAAAGCAAGTGAATAATCCGGTGGTAAAGGAAGTAGGGTGAGTCTTATAGCAGCAATTGCATTTAAAAAGGGCATTCCACCCCTTCGACAGGTTAAAGGAACGCCCGCAGGAGGAGCAGTTACAGCTCCTATAAGTAAATGTATCATGCTACCTCTAGATCGAGAAGGAGTAACCTATTACAATATTGATCACTTGAAAAACATTGTGGAACAATTGCGAGAACAATTGGTGCAAATGTATTTAGAGAAGAATGATTTCTTGGATGATGAAGTCGTGGCATTAAGCCAGCAATTGGATCAGTACATTCTGGTTATTCAAT
This genomic stretch from Brevibacillus sp. DP1.3A harbors:
- a CDS encoding aspartyl-phosphate phosphatase Spo0E family protein; this encodes MSLIAAIAFKKGIPPLRQVKGTPAGGAVTAPISKCIMLPLDREGVTYYNIDHLKNIVEQLREQLVQMYLEKNDFLDDEVVALSQQLDQYILVIQSKMMKK